In Flavivirga abyssicola, the following are encoded in one genomic region:
- a CDS encoding YebC/PmpR family DNA-binding transcriptional regulator — translation MGRAFEFRKARKMKRWSAMSKAFTRIGKDIVMAVKEGGPDPASNSRLRAVIQNAKAVNMPKDNVERAIKKASDKSQGDYKEVIFEGYAPHGIAILVETATDNNTRTVANVRSYFNKCDGSLGTSGSVVFMFDHTCNFRINAEGLDPEEIELEFIDFGAEEVFADEDGILIYAPFESFGAIQAELETREIEILSSGFERIPQVTKPLNAEQTADVEKLLEKLEEDDDVQNVYHTMEESTE, via the coding sequence ATGGGAAGAGCTTTTGAATTTAGAAAAGCAAGAAAAATGAAACGCTGGTCTGCAATGAGTAAAGCCTTTACACGCATTGGTAAAGACATTGTTATGGCTGTAAAAGAAGGTGGCCCAGACCCAGCTAGTAATTCCCGTTTAAGAGCCGTTATACAAAATGCCAAGGCAGTTAATATGCCTAAAGACAATGTAGAACGTGCTATAAAAAAAGCAAGTGATAAAAGCCAAGGTGATTATAAAGAAGTTATTTTTGAAGGATATGCACCTCATGGAATCGCTATTTTAGTTGAAACTGCTACCGATAACAATACACGTACCGTTGCCAATGTTCGTAGCTATTTTAATAAATGTGATGGTAGCTTGGGAACATCTGGATCGGTCGTTTTTATGTTTGATCATACTTGCAATTTTAGAATCAATGCCGAAGGTCTAGACCCTGAAGAAATCGAATTGGAATTTATAGATTTTGGTGCAGAAGAGGTTTTCGCTGATGAAGATGGTATATTAATTTATGCCCCTTTTGAAAGTTTTGGAGCCATTCAAGCGGAATTAGAAACTCGGGAAATTGAAATTTTATCTTCTGGTTTTGAGCGTATTCCACAAGTAACAAAACCACTTAACGCGGAGCAAACAGCAGATGTTGAAAAACTTTTAGAAAAGCTTGAAGAAGATGATGATGTACAGAACGTATATCATACCATGGAAGAGAGTACTGAATAA
- a CDS encoding Gfo/Idh/MocA family protein, protein MSNSQDSNKTIKWGIIGCGNVTEVKSGPAYKATEGFKLAAVMRRDFNKAKDYAQRHNIEKVYANADDLINDVEIDAIYIATPPDTHKLYAIKVANAGKICCIEKPMAPSYEDSLEIYNAFNSKNLPLFIAYYRRSLPRFNQIKNWLENKYIGDVRHIDWHLSKPASDLDKSKSYNWRTDSKIAMGGYFDDLASHGLDLFTYLLGDIKNAYGLSANQQNFYTSKDAVTACWIHKNDITGAGSWNFGCNDHCDKVQIFGSKGTIQFSVFHDNPIILNGETKSEELVIENPKHIQLHHVEGMRDMLIKKNYTHPSLGSSALHTSWVMDKILGN, encoded by the coding sequence ATGTCCAATTCTCAAGACTCTAACAAAACAATTAAATGGGGAATTATTGGCTGTGGAAACGTAACAGAAGTAAAAAGTGGTCCTGCTTACAAAGCAACAGAAGGTTTTAAACTAGCTGCTGTTATGCGACGTGATTTTAACAAAGCTAAAGACTACGCGCAAAGACACAACATAGAAAAGGTTTATGCCAATGCCGATGATTTAATTAATGATGTTGAAATTGATGCAATATACATTGCAACACCTCCCGATACACATAAACTTTATGCCATAAAAGTTGCAAACGCAGGAAAAATTTGTTGTATAGAAAAACCTATGGCTCCCTCTTATGAAGACAGCTTGGAAATATACAATGCCTTCAACAGTAAAAATTTACCGTTATTTATTGCTTATTACAGAAGATCATTACCCCGATTTAATCAAATAAAAAATTGGTTAGAAAACAAGTATATAGGAGATGTTAGGCATATAGATTGGCATTTAAGTAAACCTGCTAGCGATTTGGATAAATCAAAATCATACAATTGGAGAACAGATTCAAAAATAGCAATGGGTGGTTACTTTGATGACTTAGCAAGCCATGGACTCGATTTGTTTACTTACCTACTAGGTGATATAAAAAATGCATATGGCTTAAGCGCCAATCAACAAAACTTTTACACGTCGAAAGATGCTGTAACAGCTTGCTGGATACATAAAAATGATATTACCGGAGCTGGTAGTTGGAATTTTGGCTGCAACGATCATTGCGATAAAGTTCAAATTTTTGGAAGCAAAGGAACGATTCAATTTTCTGTTTTTCATGACAATCCAATCATATTAAACGGAGAGACAAAAAGTGAAGAGTTAGTAATAGAAAACCCAAAACATATACAGCTTCACCATGTTGAAGGTATGAGAGACATGCTTATCAAAAAAAACTATACCCATCCTTCGCTTGGAAGCTCTGCACTTCATACGAGTTGGGTTATGGATAAAATCTTAGGGAATTAA
- a CDS encoding 1-acyl-sn-glycerol-3-phosphate acyltransferase, which translates to MQWLAKFLYFKLLGWKVVGNTQVSKTLIKKAIIITVPHTSWHDFYIAVLLRSVLDIKTNFVGKKELFVFPIGWFFRALGGIPIDRHAKEKKVDIIAKLFETNEEFRMTLAPEGTRKKVDKWRTGFYYIAKKAKLPIIMITLDFENKQNKISEPFYPTDNMEADFKFMRDYFIGVKGKIVEYS; encoded by the coding sequence ATGCAATGGCTAGCCAAATTTCTTTATTTTAAATTATTAGGATGGAAAGTTGTTGGCAATACGCAAGTATCTAAAACCTTAATTAAAAAAGCCATTATAATAACCGTACCACACACCAGTTGGCATGACTTTTATATTGCTGTTTTGTTACGTTCTGTATTAGACATAAAAACAAATTTTGTTGGTAAAAAAGAATTGTTTGTATTTCCAATAGGATGGTTTTTTAGAGCATTAGGAGGCATACCAATAGATAGGCATGCTAAAGAAAAAAAAGTAGATATAATTGCTAAATTATTTGAGACAAATGAAGAATTCCGGATGACTTTAGCACCAGAGGGAACTCGTAAAAAGGTTGATAAATGGCGTACAGGGTTTTATTACATAGCTAAAAAAGCTAAATTGCCTATTATAATGATTACACTTGATTTTGAAAATAAACAAAATAAAATTTCAGAACCTTTTTATCCTACAGATAATATGGAAGCTGATTTTAAGTTTATGCGTGATTATTTTATAGGTGTAAAAGGAAAGATAGTCGAATATTCTTGA
- a CDS encoding zinc-dependent metalloprotease codes for MTLRNLKATKLICFVLMLMLFSVTENAQAQKRKKGKKKNQVEVPASPVRPTKKKPKTIAALIKSSKKIDGLFPIYQDTITGTIQMIISDKQLNKEYIYFSQIADGVMDAGRIIRGSYKGSKVFKIEKYFNKIEFITQNTSFYFDPKSALSKSKDANISNGNMASIKIESHDKKKGLYLIKADNLFLAETLSQIKRPNFPGRPPTAFKLGNLNKTKTKIKAIRNYDNNTDLAVEYVYSSPSVLNRGSNALADGRNVSIKVFHSLIAMPENDYEIRYDDPRVGYFTTKVDDQTSTSPTPYRDLVHRWNLKKKDPNAVISEPVEPITWWIENSTPLEWRETIEKAVLQWNVAFEKAGFKNALAVKIQPDDANWDAGDINYNVLRWTSSPQPPFGGYGPSFVNPKTGQILGADIMLEYVHFTNRVMYDKLFDLASLHDTFENSNTEEDDNMYCSLGHVMHENTLFGNAVLKATNATDLEMKRMKKEAMTALIMHEVGHTLGLNHNMKASQLFSPEQLADADFIKGKCLTGSVMDYAAINITKDRTKQGQYYDTAVGPYDVWAIQFGYTPFKTKLEKTTLLDQSTKPELIFGNDADDMRAPGKAIDPRVMVGDMSNDQIKYSIDRFETINTMMAGIKDKFTKSGQSYQELRQAYYILSGQKGSAANVISRFIGGVYVDRAMAKQKGEKQPYTPVSLTDQKRAMAALSKYVFAPDAFNAPNDLYNYLAMQRRGYDFRTPEDPKIHRQILGYQKNVLNHILHPNTLQRITDSELYGNSYSLSTFMNDLNRAIFKADIYYNINSFRQNLQLEYTNMLIDMFTGKYNSRYTNNAKSMALYNLKNIKTMASNTGNISSRAHKQHLRTLIDNALKEVK; via the coding sequence ATGACACTTAGAAATTTAAAGGCAACAAAGCTTATTTGCTTTGTTTTAATGTTGATGCTTTTCTCTGTAACTGAAAACGCTCAAGCTCAAAAAAGAAAAAAAGGCAAGAAAAAAAATCAAGTAGAAGTACCTGCAAGCCCTGTAAGACCGACAAAGAAAAAACCTAAAACAATTGCGGCCCTCATTAAGTCCAGCAAAAAAATTGACGGCTTATTTCCTATTTATCAGGATACTATAACAGGAACTATACAAATGATCATTTCTGATAAGCAGCTAAACAAAGAATACATCTATTTTAGTCAAATCGCGGATGGTGTGATGGATGCAGGAAGAATCATTAGAGGATCGTACAAAGGATCTAAAGTATTTAAAATTGAAAAATATTTTAATAAGATTGAGTTTATAACACAAAACACATCGTTTTACTTTGATCCGAAAAGTGCACTTTCAAAATCTAAGGACGCTAATATTAGTAACGGAAACATGGCAAGTATAAAAATAGAAAGTCATGACAAAAAAAAGGGGCTTTATCTAATAAAGGCTGATAATCTATTTTTAGCTGAGACCCTGTCTCAAATCAAGCGACCAAATTTCCCGGGAAGACCTCCCACAGCTTTTAAATTAGGAAATTTAAATAAAACAAAGACTAAAATAAAAGCGATTCGTAATTATGATAATAACACGGATCTAGCAGTAGAATATGTATATTCATCCCCTTCTGTTTTAAATAGAGGGTCGAATGCTTTAGCAGATGGAAGAAATGTTAGTATCAAAGTATTTCACAGCTTAATAGCTATGCCAGAAAACGATTATGAAATTAGATATGATGATCCTAGAGTTGGTTATTTTACTACCAAAGTAGACGATCAAACATCAACTAGCCCAACACCATATCGGGATTTAGTACACCGTTGGAACTTAAAAAAGAAAGATCCAAATGCCGTTATTTCTGAGCCTGTTGAACCTATTACATGGTGGATAGAGAATTCGACGCCTCTAGAGTGGAGAGAAACCATAGAAAAAGCAGTATTGCAGTGGAATGTAGCTTTTGAAAAAGCCGGATTTAAAAACGCTTTGGCTGTTAAAATTCAACCAGATGATGCTAATTGGGATGCTGGAGATATAAATTATAACGTATTGCGTTGGACGTCGTCTCCTCAACCACCATTTGGAGGTTATGGCCCAAGTTTTGTGAATCCAAAAACCGGACAGATTTTAGGAGCAGATATCATGCTAGAATATGTACATTTTACCAACAGAGTGATGTACGACAAATTATTTGATCTAGCTTCATTGCATGATACTTTTGAGAATTCAAATACTGAAGAAGATGACAATATGTATTGTTCTTTAGGGCATGTTATGCATGAAAACACACTTTTCGGAAATGCGGTGTTAAAAGCTACAAATGCGACAGATTTAGAAATGAAACGCATGAAAAAAGAAGCTATGACAGCTTTAATTATGCACGAAGTTGGACACACGCTAGGATTAAACCATAACATGAAAGCTAGTCAATTATTCTCTCCTGAACAATTAGCTGACGCCGATTTTATTAAAGGTAAATGCCTAACAGGCTCAGTGATGGACTATGCCGCTATTAACATCACAAAAGACAGAACGAAGCAAGGACAATACTATGATACGGCTGTTGGGCCTTATGATGTTTGGGCGATCCAATTTGGATATACGCCTTTTAAAACTAAGCTTGAAAAAACAACATTATTAGATCAATCTACTAAACCAGAGCTTATTTTTGGTAATGACGCTGATGATATGCGCGCTCCAGGTAAAGCTATTGACCCAAGAGTTATGGTTGGAGATATGTCTAACGACCAAATTAAATACTCTATTGATCGTTTTGAAACAATTAATACTATGATGGCTGGTATAAAGGATAAGTTTACTAAGTCTGGCCAATCTTATCAAGAATTAAGGCAAGCCTATTATATCTTAAGTGGACAAAAAGGAAGTGCTGCTAATGTGATTTCAAGGTTTATTGGCGGGGTTTATGTTGATAGAGCTATGGCCAAACAAAAAGGTGAAAAACAACCCTATACACCAGTAAGTTTAACGGATCAAAAAAGAGCCATGGCTGCTTTAAGTAAATATGTGTTTGCTCCTGATGCTTTTAATGCTCCTAATGATTTATATAATTATTTAGCAATGCAAAGAAGAGGGTATGATTTTAGAACTCCCGAGGATCCTAAGATTCACAGGCAGATATTAGGGTATCAAAAAAATGTGCTAAATCATATATTACACCCTAATACACTACAAAGAATTACGGATTCAGAATTATATGGTAACAGCTATAGTTTATCTACTTTTATGAATGACTTAAACCGCGCTATTTTCAAAGCTGATATTTATTATAACATAAACTCTTTTAGGCAAAATTTACAACTGGAATATACAAATATGCTTATTGATATGTTTACAGGAAAGTACAACAGCAGATATACCAATAATGCAAAGTCTATGGCTCTATATAATTTGAAAAACATTAAAACCATGGCTTCTAACACAGGAAATATATCATCTAGAGCCCATAAACAACACTTAAGAACGCTTATTGATAACGCTTTAAAAGAAGTTAAGTAA
- a CDS encoding 4a-hydroxytetrahydrobiopterin dehydratase, whose product MSKLSEQDIEKRLLHFPDWDYYDNAIHAEFEFENFKDCFSAMSRIAFECEALNHHPDWSNTYNVLTISLSTHDTKGVTNKDFKLAEAIESIVEPDEE is encoded by the coding sequence ATGAGTAAACTTTCAGAACAAGATATAGAAAAACGATTATTACACTTTCCAGATTGGGATTATTATGATAATGCCATTCACGCCGAATTTGAATTCGAAAACTTTAAAGACTGCTTTAGTGCTATGAGTCGAATTGCTTTCGAGTGTGAAGCATTAAACCACCATCCAGATTGGTCTAATACATATAACGTACTTACTATTTCGCTATCAACCCATGATACCAAAGGAGTAACCAACAAAGACTTTAAATTAGCTGAAGCTATAGAATCTATTGTTGAGCCTGATGAAGAATAA
- a CDS encoding NYN domain-containing protein: MIKDTKIAVLIDGDNIPSKYISEMMEEIAKYGTPTIKRIYGDWTKPHLSKWKSILLENAITPIQQYGYTTGKNATDSAMIIDAMDILYSEKVNGFCLVSSDSDFTKLATRLREAGMQVYGMGEKKTPNPFIVACDKFIYLEILKKDLEKDDKEGKSKKDNLYNITPKVIRLLKNSVSDAADDDGWAFLGDVGSLILKKQPNFDSRNFGFDKLTPLFKSLNNFEMEQRDQSNGRFKLIYVRNK; encoded by the coding sequence ATGATAAAAGACACTAAGATTGCCGTATTAATTGATGGAGATAATATTCCATCAAAGTATATTTCTGAAATGATGGAAGAAATAGCCAAATACGGAACACCAACAATAAAAAGAATTTATGGAGATTGGACAAAACCACATCTTTCTAAATGGAAAAGTATACTCCTTGAAAATGCTATTACACCCATTCAACAGTACGGTTATACTACGGGGAAGAATGCTACAGACTCAGCCATGATTATCGATGCGATGGATATTTTGTACTCTGAAAAAGTAAATGGCTTTTGTTTGGTGTCCTCTGATAGTGATTTTACCAAATTAGCAACACGATTACGAGAAGCTGGTATGCAGGTTTATGGCATGGGAGAAAAGAAAACACCTAATCCGTTTATTGTTGCTTGTGATAAATTTATTTATCTGGAGATTCTTAAAAAGGATCTTGAAAAAGATGATAAGGAAGGAAAATCTAAAAAAGATAATTTATATAATATTACCCCTAAGGTTATTAGGCTTCTTAAAAATTCGGTATCTGATGCTGCCGATGATGATGGTTGGGCATTTCTTGGTGATGTTGGCTCTTTAATATTAAAAAAGCAGCCTAATTTTGATTCTAGAAACTTTGGTTTTGATAAGTTAACGCCTCTTTTTAAATCGTTAAACAATTTTGAAATGGAGCAACGCGACCAGAGCAATGGGCGATTTAAATTAATTTATGTTAGGAATAAGTAA